A genomic stretch from Caulobacter sp. FWC2 includes:
- a CDS encoding biopolymer transporter ExbD produces the protein MAAKLSGGGGDRFNVEQNSEINVTPFVDVMLVLLIIFMVAAPLASVSIEVNLPAAVAKATPNPPKPVYISIKSTGQLYIGDNQTSIDEMGQDIVKGMGRRDPSKERIFIRADEKVRYGAFMEVMNTLQDNGFYSVALVGRDDS, from the coding sequence ATGGCCGCCAAACTCTCAGGCGGTGGGGGCGACAGGTTCAACGTCGAACAGAACAGCGAGATCAACGTTACGCCCTTCGTGGACGTCATGCTGGTTCTCCTGATCATCTTCATGGTGGCGGCTCCGCTGGCCTCCGTGTCGATCGAAGTGAACCTGCCCGCGGCGGTGGCGAAAGCAACTCCCAACCCGCCGAAGCCGGTCTATATCTCGATCAAGTCGACGGGGCAGCTCTACATCGGTGACAACCAGACCTCCATCGACGAGATGGGTCAGGATATCGTCAAAGGTATGGGCCGACGTGACCCGTCTAAGGAGCGCATCTTCATCCGGGCCGACGAAAAGGTTCGCTACGGGGCTTTCATGGAGGTTATGAACACCCTCCAGGATAACGGCTTCTACAGCGTCGCTCTCGTTGGCCGGGATGATAGCTAA
- a CDS encoding energy transducer TonB → MAEQQTPEHRHYDPLTSEGPRRKKGMGPFGVALVVVCGLHGLLFAYLAKQKFEAVMQQYSDEAVDVELPPPPPPPPPPPPPPPPTNEPPPPPAVVQPRPPVAPPPDVAPPPPLPIPPVEKRVETTAPPVISAVPPVPTAPPARASVVTRPDWARKPSADDMARYFPDRAQRMEVSGKATISCTVTAKGTLESCSIVSETPADMGFGDAAIRLSRLFRMKPKTLDGAPVDGGQVTVPLVFQVPQ, encoded by the coding sequence ATGGCTGAACAACAAACGCCCGAGCATCGCCACTACGATCCGCTCACCTCGGAAGGTCCGCGTCGCAAGAAGGGTATGGGGCCGTTTGGCGTCGCTCTTGTCGTCGTCTGCGGTCTGCACGGACTGCTCTTCGCTTACCTGGCGAAGCAGAAGTTCGAAGCGGTGATGCAGCAGTACTCGGACGAGGCCGTGGATGTGGAGCTGCCTCCGCCGCCGCCGCCGCCGCCTCCGCCGCCGCCGCCGCCGCCGCCGACCAACGAACCGCCGCCGCCTCCGGCAGTGGTGCAACCGCGTCCCCCGGTGGCTCCGCCCCCGGACGTCGCGCCGCCGCCGCCGCTGCCGATCCCGCCCGTTGAAAAGCGGGTCGAGACCACGGCTCCGCCGGTGATCTCCGCGGTTCCTCCGGTGCCGACGGCTCCGCCGGCTCGCGCTTCGGTCGTGACCCGTCCTGACTGGGCCCGCAAGCCCAGCGCGGACGACATGGCCCGCTACTTCCCCGACCGCGCTCAGCGGATGGAAGTTAGCGGCAAGGCCACGATCTCGTGCACCGTCACGGCGAAAGGCACTCTCGAGAGCTGCTCGATCGTTTCGGAAACGCCTGCGGACATGGGCTTCGGCGATGCGGCTATCCGCTTGTCGCGCCTGTTCCGAATGAAGCCGAAAACCCTCGACGGCGCGCCCGTCGATGGTGGACAGGTGACCGTCCCGCTGGTGTTCCAAGTCCCGCAATAG
- a CDS encoding YfiR family protein has translation MLRVQTAEGDWRMVLGFPPCAPGLTPGWRYLPLRLIATVGVLCAMAGVAGAAEPLPAPQVERARSTPKAEGRQAPPITEGRNANYALKAGYLYKFTPFVDWPATAFEAPSSPFRLCIAGHDPFGGVVDHAARGARVGEHPVIVVRLPAVARSPDCHMLFLAASRGQTPQQVMAMVAGQPVLTVADEGLEAPGAVIQFVMIDSRLRFEIRADAAQAAGLTVSSKLLALAAQPKESGR, from the coding sequence GTGCTTCGCGTTCAAACCGCCGAGGGGGACTGGCGTATGGTCTTGGGCTTCCCGCCGTGCGCCCCGGGGCTGACCCCTGGATGGCGCTATTTGCCGTTGCGCCTGATCGCGACGGTAGGCGTACTGTGCGCCATGGCTGGCGTGGCCGGGGCGGCCGAGCCTCTCCCGGCTCCCCAGGTCGAGAGGGCTCGTTCGACGCCGAAGGCGGAAGGCCGCCAGGCGCCGCCGATAACCGAAGGCCGTAACGCCAACTATGCCCTGAAGGCCGGCTATCTCTACAAGTTCACGCCCTTCGTCGACTGGCCCGCGACCGCGTTCGAGGCTCCCTCCAGCCCCTTCCGCCTATGCATCGCCGGTCATGATCCGTTTGGCGGCGTGGTCGATCACGCCGCGCGCGGCGCGCGGGTCGGCGAGCATCCGGTCATCGTGGTCCGCCTGCCGGCTGTCGCCAGGAGCCCGGACTGTCACATGTTGTTCCTCGCCGCCTCCCGGGGGCAGACCCCGCAGCAGGTGATGGCCATGGTCGCCGGCCAGCCGGTATTGACGGTGGCCGACGAGGGGTTGGAGGCGCCCGGCGCCGTGATCCAGTTCGTCATGATCGACAGCCGTCTCCGCTTCGAAATCCGGGCGGACGCCGCCCAGGCCGCCGGGCTGACCGTAAGTTCCAAGCTGCTGGCCCTGGCCGCGCAGCCCAAGGAGAGCGGCAGATGA
- a CDS encoding ATP-binding protein — MKTASGRVTWRPVLTVSMAVGLAIAIVAAAFALAVYNERLGQQERFRQAEVQLRILAGSMAAPLAFDDRSAAREYVGAQSSNPDVEAVAAYDMQGQLAASYVRTGAPPPPTRNVLGQPRNDGARLVLTSRVKEGETVLGSVYLRTVLESPGRRAMRYAGFALLIVMAALLVAVLGAASAREAEAYRRLSRETRERQKAEEALRQSQKMEAMGQLTGGVAHDFNNLLMVASSGMDLLERTTDPTRRERLRQGIRQAIDRGASLTQQLLAFSRRAPLKPEVVDIGKCLNGMHTLLDRSLREDIKVEIRLAHDLWRVEVDASQLEVAVLNIAINARDAMPDGGAITIEGRNEPSGQPDGVGDMVRLSIRDTGVGVAPEVLSRLFEPFFTTKPVGKGTGLGLSQVYGFARSSGGEAGIESVLGEGTTIWMRIPRSTKAMAQDAAPVALRKVGPEARRILMVEDDDSVAQLVEEMLRELGYDVVRASDALSALEILRQDIAFDLVFSDMVMPGDMGGLDLARDISRLWPDLPVVLTTGYSAAAAAATNEGRRVLIKPYRIELLSTELDAVFSSVKRAS, encoded by the coding sequence ATGAAGACCGCGAGCGGCCGTGTGACTTGGCGCCCGGTCCTGACCGTTTCGATGGCGGTCGGGCTGGCGATCGCCATCGTCGCGGCCGCCTTCGCCCTGGCCGTCTACAACGAGCGCCTGGGCCAGCAGGAGCGTTTCCGGCAGGCGGAGGTGCAACTGCGAATCCTGGCGGGCAGCATGGCCGCGCCGCTGGCCTTCGACGACCGCTCAGCGGCGCGCGAATATGTCGGCGCCCAGAGTTCCAATCCCGATGTCGAGGCGGTGGCCGCCTACGACATGCAGGGCCAGCTGGCGGCCAGTTACGTACGGACCGGGGCCCCGCCGCCGCCGACCCGCAACGTCCTGGGACAGCCCCGCAACGATGGCGCGCGCCTGGTCCTCACCTCGCGGGTCAAGGAGGGCGAGACGGTGCTGGGCTCGGTCTATCTCCGCACAGTGCTGGAATCGCCTGGCCGCCGGGCCATGCGCTATGCCGGTTTCGCGCTGCTGATCGTCATGGCGGCGCTGCTCGTCGCCGTGTTGGGCGCGGCCAGCGCGCGTGAGGCCGAGGCCTATCGCCGCCTGAGCCGCGAGACCCGCGAGCGCCAGAAGGCCGAGGAGGCCCTGCGCCAGTCGCAGAAGATGGAGGCCATGGGCCAGCTGACCGGCGGCGTGGCGCACGACTTCAACAACCTGCTGATGGTCGCCTCCAGCGGCATGGACCTGCTGGAGCGGACCACCGATCCCACCCGCCGCGAGCGCCTGCGCCAGGGCATCCGCCAGGCCATCGATCGCGGCGCCAGCCTGACCCAGCAACTCCTGGCCTTCTCGCGCCGCGCGCCGTTGAAGCCCGAGGTGGTCGACATCGGAAAATGCCTGAACGGCATGCACACCTTGCTGGATCGCTCCCTGCGCGAGGACATCAAGGTCGAGATCCGGCTGGCCCACGACCTGTGGCGGGTGGAGGTTGACGCCTCGCAGCTGGAGGTGGCGGTGCTGAACATCGCCATCAACGCCCGCGACGCCATGCCGGACGGCGGCGCGATCACCATCGAGGGCCGCAATGAGCCGTCCGGCCAGCCCGACGGGGTGGGCGACATGGTACGGCTATCGATCCGCGATACTGGCGTCGGCGTGGCGCCCGAGGTGCTGAGCCGCCTGTTCGAGCCGTTTTTCACCACCAAGCCTGTCGGCAAGGGCACGGGGCTGGGCCTGTCTCAGGTCTACGGCTTCGCGCGCTCGTCCGGCGGCGAGGCGGGGATCGAGAGCGTCCTGGGCGAGGGGACGACGATCTGGATGCGGATACCGCGCTCGACCAAGGCCATGGCGCAAGACGCGGCGCCCGTCGCCTTGCGTAAGGTCGGTCCGGAGGCGCGGCGCATCCTGATGGTCGAGGACGATGACAGCGTCGCCCAACTGGTCGAGGAGATGTTGCGCGAGCTAGGCTACGACGTGGTCCGGGCCAGCGACGCCCTGTCGGCCCTGGAGATCCTGCGCCAGGATATCGCCTTCGATCTGGTGTTCAGCGACATGGTCATGCCGGGCGACATGGGCGGGCTGGACCTGGCGCGCGACATTTCGCGGCTTTGGCCCGACCTGCCGGTCGTCCTGACCACCGGCTACAGCGCCGCAGCGGCCGCCGCGACCAACGAGGGCCGGCGGGTGCTGATTAAGCCCTACCGGATCGAGCTGCTGAGCACGGAGCTCGACGCGGTGTTCTCCAGCGTGAAGCGAGCGAGCTAA
- a CDS encoding UdgX family uracil-DNA binding protein (This protein belongs to the uracil DNA glycosylase superfamily, members of which act in excision repair of DNA. However, it belongs more specifically to UdgX branch, whose founding member was found to bind uracil in DNA (where it does not belong), without cleaving it, appears to promote DNA repair by a pathway involving RecA, rather than base excision.) — MRVVRLASEIDFAGWRTAARTLRAEGVEPQAVVWTVERELFGLDAAPAPADKPANFTVPATFVELAEQVIQNRSADRFALLYRILWRLEREPRLIDNPADPDMARARDMAKAVSRAAHKMKAFVRFRLIEGAATETYAAWFEPAHRVTEATAPFFVRRFTNMDWTILTPDACVAWDRERLMVSEGADPADAPSEDAQEELWRTYYASIFNPARLNPRQMRQEMPKRYWRNLPEAALIPELIETAQERAATMVAAPTSKPPERKLKAALRHARDASYDESMPTALDDIAAGIEVCRRCDLWRDATQGVPGEGAAHALLMFVGEQPGDQEDLAGRPFVGPAGQVFDQALAEAGVARDRTYVTNAVKHFKHELRGKRRIHKTPDRGEVTACRWWLDAERRLVKPRVVVMLGATAALGVVGKPTPIAANRGKALPLPDQAKGVVTYHPSFLLRVPDEDAMTRAYADFVDDLRLAGRLAGLI; from the coding sequence ATGCGGGTCGTGCGGCTGGCGTCCGAGATCGACTTCGCCGGCTGGCGCACGGCCGCACGGACACTGAGGGCCGAGGGTGTCGAGCCGCAGGCGGTGGTTTGGACCGTGGAGCGGGAGCTGTTTGGCCTCGACGCCGCGCCAGCACCGGCCGACAAGCCAGCCAACTTCACCGTTCCCGCCACCTTCGTCGAACTGGCCGAACAGGTGATCCAGAACCGCAGCGCCGACCGTTTCGCCCTGCTCTACCGCATCCTCTGGCGGCTGGAGCGAGAGCCTAGGCTGATCGACAACCCGGCCGATCCCGACATGGCCCGCGCGCGCGACATGGCCAAGGCCGTCAGCCGCGCGGCGCACAAGATGAAGGCCTTCGTCCGCTTTCGCCTGATCGAGGGCGCGGCCACCGAGACCTATGCCGCCTGGTTCGAGCCCGCCCATCGGGTGACCGAAGCCACCGCCCCGTTCTTCGTCCGCCGCTTCACCAACATGGACTGGACCATCCTGACGCCCGACGCCTGCGTGGCCTGGGATCGCGAGCGGCTGATGGTGTCCGAAGGCGCCGATCCAGCCGACGCGCCGTCCGAGGACGCTCAGGAGGAACTCTGGCGCACCTACTACGCCTCGATCTTCAATCCGGCCCGCCTGAACCCCAGGCAGATGCGTCAGGAGATGCCCAAGCGCTACTGGCGGAACTTGCCCGAAGCGGCGCTCATTCCGGAACTGATCGAAACAGCCCAGGAACGCGCCGCCACCATGGTCGCCGCCCCGACATCCAAACCGCCAGAGCGGAAGCTGAAGGCCGCCCTGCGCCACGCTCGGGACGCGTCGTACGACGAGTCTATGCCCACCGCCTTGGACGACATCGCCGCCGGGATCGAGGTGTGCCGCCGCTGCGATCTCTGGCGCGACGCCACGCAAGGCGTACCGGGCGAAGGCGCGGCGCATGCGCTGTTGATGTTCGTCGGCGAACAGCCGGGCGACCAGGAGGATCTGGCCGGCCGCCCGTTCGTCGGACCGGCGGGCCAGGTGTTCGACCAGGCCCTGGCGGAAGCCGGCGTGGCGCGTGACCGGACCTATGTCACCAACGCCGTGAAGCACTTCAAGCACGAGCTTCGCGGCAAGCGGCGCATTCATAAGACTCCCGATCGCGGCGAGGTCACAGCCTGTCGATGGTGGCTGGACGCCGAGCGGCGGCTGGTGAAGCCGCGGGTCGTCGTCATGCTGGGCGCCACGGCGGCGCTGGGCGTGGTCGGAAAGCCGACGCCGATCGCGGCCAATCGGGGCAAGGCGTTGCCGTTGCCGGACCAGGCCAAGGGCGTCGTCACCTATCACCCGTCGTTCCTGCTGCGCGTGCCGGACGAAGACGCCATGACGCGGGCCTATGCGGACTTCGTGGACGATCTGCGGCTGGCGGGGCGACTGGCCGGACTAATTTGA
- a CDS encoding putative DNA modification/repair radical SAM protein → MLRMAVLDLRRKLAILSDAAKYDASCASSGAAKRNSVGGQGIGSTEGMGICHAYAPDGRCISLLKILLTNFCIYDCAYCINRVSSNTPRARFTVKEVVDLTLNFYKRNYIEGLFLSSGVIRTGDYTMEEMVRVAKSLRLDHDFRGYIHLKLIPEASPELAAEAGLYADRVSINIELPRDDDLAKLAPEKSPTGIKRAMGRMRLAIDDHAEPAKKAGRRTFARSQSTQLIVGADAAKDGDILARSANLYGAYRLSRVYYSAFSPIPDASHRLPLARPPLLREHRLYQADWLMRFYGFERPEIVAEGEDLDLTVDPKTSWALRNRASFPVHVQTADRETLLRVPGLGAKAVGRILTARRVTRLTLDDLKRIGAVLKRARAFVVTADWTPGALTDGENLKAALVKPQQLSLF, encoded by the coding sequence GTGCTTCGCATGGCCGTTCTCGATCTCAGACGTAAGCTCGCTATCCTCTCCGACGCCGCCAAGTACGACGCGTCCTGCGCCTCGTCCGGGGCCGCGAAACGGAACTCCGTAGGCGGCCAAGGGATCGGCTCGACCGAGGGCATGGGCATCTGCCACGCCTACGCCCCCGACGGTCGCTGCATCAGCCTGCTGAAGATCCTGCTGACCAACTTCTGCATCTACGACTGCGCCTACTGCATCAACCGCGTGTCGTCGAACACGCCCCGGGCGCGGTTCACGGTGAAGGAGGTCGTCGACCTCACCCTGAACTTCTACAAGCGCAATTATATCGAGGGGCTTTTCCTGTCGTCGGGGGTCATCCGCACGGGCGACTACACGATGGAGGAGATGGTCCGGGTGGCCAAGTCGCTGCGGCTGGATCACGACTTCCGCGGCTATATCCACCTGAAGCTGATCCCCGAAGCCTCGCCGGAGCTGGCGGCCGAGGCCGGGCTCTATGCCGACCGGGTGTCGATCAATATCGAGCTGCCGCGCGACGACGATTTGGCCAAGCTCGCGCCCGAAAAGAGCCCCACCGGCATCAAGCGCGCCATGGGCCGCATGCGCCTGGCAATCGACGACCACGCCGAACCCGCGAAGAAGGCCGGCCGACGCACTTTCGCGCGTAGCCAGTCGACCCAGCTGATCGTCGGAGCCGACGCGGCCAAGGACGGGGACATCCTGGCCCGCAGCGCCAACCTTTACGGCGCCTACCGCCTGAGCCGGGTCTACTACTCCGCCTTCAGTCCGATCCCCGACGCCAGCCACCGCCTGCCCCTGGCCCGGCCGCCGCTGCTGCGCGAGCATCGCCTGTACCAGGCCGACTGGCTGATGCGGTTCTACGGCTTCGAGCGGCCAGAGATCGTCGCCGAGGGCGAGGACCTGGACCTCACCGTCGATCCCAAGACCAGTTGGGCGCTGCGCAACCGGGCCTCTTTCCCGGTCCACGTCCAAACCGCCGACAGGGAGACGCTGCTGCGCGTCCCTGGCCTGGGAGCCAAGGCCGTGGGACGCATCCTGACGGCCCGCAGGGTGACGCGCCTGACCCTGGATGACCTCAAGCGGATCGGCGCTGTCCTGAAGCGCGCCAGGGCCTTCGTGGTCACTGCCGACTGGACACCCGGGGCCTTGACCGATGGTGAGAACCTGAAGGCCGCCCTGGTGAAGCCCCAGCAGTTGAGCCTGTTCTGA
- a CDS encoding HU family DNA-binding protein — translation MTNVSDLVDAAVAADDKLTKTQAKAIIDGVFKSISDAAVKGEEVSIPGFGKFKVQAKPARTGRNPATGATIEIAASKKVAFTPAKQLKDAVNG, via the coding sequence ATGACGAACGTTTCCGATCTGGTCGACGCCGCTGTCGCCGCTGACGACAAGCTGACCAAGACCCAAGCCAAGGCCATCATCGACGGCGTCTTCAAGTCGATCTCCGACGCCGCCGTGAAGGGCGAAGAAGTCTCGATCCCGGGCTTCGGCAAGTTCAAGGTCCAGGCCAAGCCGGCCCGCACCGGCCGCAACCCGGCCACGGGCGCGACCATCGAAATCGCCGCCAGCAAGAAGGTCGCCTTCACGCCGGCCAAGCAACTGAAGGACGCCGTCAACGGCTAA
- the ligD gene encoding DNA ligase D, with the protein MPAPKLAAYQAKRDFQLTAEPSGEAEVAASARARFVIQKHDATRLHYDLRLEHEGVFLSWAVTRGPSRDPHDKRLAVHVEDHPLAYGDFEGTIPAGQYGGGTVMLWDRGWWAPEPGFDLEKGLKKGEIKLVFAGERMKGGWVLVRINNDKFAKGKSGGGKRENWLLIKHRDAFAIEGDLDFLEDTSFSIASGRKMEDIAAGKGKAPTPFMTKAGPTPDAVWSSTNSPEASAEKAAEETGALKAKPAKAKSSAKPTKLAAPKAAIPDFVPPQLCKLVDRPPSGDGWVHEIKFDGYRMQLRVEGGKATLRTRTGLDWSQRFPRLIKDAKALPDALIDGEVVALDEAGSPSFAGLQAALSEEKTDDLIFFAFDLLHADGQDLTGLPLSDRKTRLKTLLPVDGERIRYVEHFTNGGQAVLQSACRMSLEGVVSKALDGPYRSGKGATWTKAKCRAGHEVVIGGWTTTGDAFRSLIVGIYNDEGQLAHVGRVGTGYGRDKVAKLMPALKKLARKTSPFGGKGAPRGGAGIHWVAPELVAEIEFAGFTGDGSVRQASFKGLREDKPAKAVAAEAPAPVESVELAQPQNASKTAAAPKRVGGKASVSGVAISNPDKPLWPDAGDGTPGTKLDLAEYFEAVGPRMLEHVKGRPCSVIRMPDGIGHETFFQRHSGKGVSALIDEVTVSGDRKPYLVFNTVESLVAAAQWGATELHPWNCREGAPEVPGRLVFDLDPAPDVPFDVVVEGAREIRDRLEALGLVPFCKTTGGKGLHVVTPLKGTKVDWPTAKAFAREVCARMVADSPDQYLISMAKKDRGGKIFLDYLRNDRMSTAVAPLSPRGRPGAPVSWPVAWTQVRKGLDPARFNIRTVPGMVKDLDAWDAYGESERDLAAAIKKLGSAKAK; encoded by the coding sequence ATGCCCGCGCCCAAGCTGGCCGCCTATCAGGCCAAACGCGACTTCCAGCTCACGGCCGAGCCCTCGGGTGAAGCCGAGGTCGCGGCTTCGGCGCGGGCGCGGTTCGTCATCCAGAAGCACGACGCCACCCGGCTGCACTACGACCTGCGGCTGGAGCACGAGGGCGTCTTTCTCTCATGGGCGGTGACTCGCGGACCGTCGCGCGATCCGCACGACAAGCGCCTAGCCGTCCATGTTGAGGACCACCCGCTGGCCTATGGTGACTTTGAGGGCACGATCCCGGCGGGCCAGTATGGCGGCGGCACGGTGATGCTGTGGGACCGAGGCTGGTGGGCGCCGGAGCCGGGCTTCGACCTGGAGAAGGGGTTGAAGAAGGGCGAGATCAAGCTGGTCTTCGCCGGCGAGCGGATGAAGGGCGGCTGGGTCCTGGTCAGGATCAACAACGACAAGTTCGCCAAGGGGAAGTCGGGGGGCGGCAAGCGCGAGAACTGGCTGCTGATCAAGCACCGCGACGCCTTCGCCATCGAAGGCGACCTCGACTTCCTCGAAGACACGTCCTTCTCAATCGCCTCGGGGCGCAAGATGGAAGACATCGCGGCCGGCAAGGGGAAGGCCCCGACCCCGTTCATGACCAAGGCTGGTCCGACACCGGACGCGGTCTGGAGCAGCACGAATTCGCCTGAAGCCAGCGCCGAGAAGGCGGCTGAAGAGACTGGCGCGCTGAAGGCCAAGCCTGCCAAGGCCAAGTCGAGCGCGAAGCCGACGAAGTTAGCGGCGCCCAAGGCGGCCATACCGGACTTTGTCCCGCCGCAGCTGTGCAAGCTGGTTGATCGGCCGCCCAGTGGCGATGGCTGGGTGCACGAGATCAAGTTCGACGGCTACCGGATGCAGCTGCGCGTCGAGGGCGGCAAGGCGACCCTGCGCACCCGGACGGGCCTCGACTGGAGCCAGCGCTTCCCGCGACTGATCAAGGACGCCAAGGCCCTGCCCGACGCTCTGATCGACGGTGAGGTCGTCGCCCTGGATGAGGCCGGTTCGCCCAGCTTCGCGGGTCTGCAGGCGGCGTTGTCGGAGGAGAAGACCGACGACCTGATCTTCTTCGCCTTCGACCTGCTGCACGCCGACGGCCAGGACCTGACGGGCCTGCCGCTGTCGGACCGCAAGACCCGGCTGAAGACGCTGCTTCCAGTGGATGGCGAGCGCATCCGCTATGTCGAGCACTTCACCAACGGCGGACAGGCTGTGCTGCAATCGGCCTGCCGCATGTCGTTGGAAGGCGTGGTTTCCAAGGCGCTCGACGGGCCGTACCGCTCGGGCAAGGGCGCGACCTGGACCAAGGCCAAGTGCCGCGCTGGCCACGAGGTGGTGATCGGCGGCTGGACCACGACGGGCGACGCCTTTCGCTCGTTGATCGTCGGCATCTACAACGACGAGGGTCAGCTGGCCCATGTCGGCCGGGTCGGCACAGGCTATGGCCGCGACAAGGTCGCCAAGCTGATGCCGGCCTTGAAAAAGCTGGCGCGCAAGACCTCGCCGTTCGGCGGCAAGGGCGCCCCGCGCGGCGGCGCTGGCATCCACTGGGTGGCACCAGAGCTTGTCGCCGAGATAGAGTTCGCCGGCTTCACGGGAGACGGCTCGGTGCGCCAGGCGTCGTTCAAGGGACTACGCGAGGACAAGCCCGCCAAGGCCGTCGCGGCCGAGGCGCCGGCGCCGGTAGAGAGCGTGGAACTGGCCCAGCCGCAGAACGCCTCCAAGACGGCGGCCGCGCCGAAGCGCGTCGGCGGCAAGGCCTCGGTGTCGGGCGTGGCGATCTCCAATCCCGACAAGCCGCTGTGGCCCGACGCCGGCGACGGGACGCCGGGGACCAAGCTGGATCTGGCCGAGTATTTCGAGGCCGTCGGACCCCGGATGCTTGAGCACGTCAAGGGCCGGCCCTGCTCGGTGATCCGCATGCCGGACGGCATCGGCCACGAGACCTTCTTCCAGCGCCATTCGGGCAAGGGCGTGTCGGCCCTGATCGACGAGGTCACGGTCAGTGGCGACCGCAAGCCGTATCTGGTGTTCAACACCGTCGAGAGCCTGGTCGCCGCCGCCCAGTGGGGCGCGACCGAGCTGCATCCCTGGAACTGTCGGGAGGGCGCGCCGGAGGTCCCAGGACGTCTGGTCTTCGACCTCGACCCGGCCCCGGACGTCCCGTTCGACGTCGTGGTCGAAGGGGCGCGCGAGATCCGCGACCGGCTGGAGGCGCTGGGCCTCGTGCCGTTCTGCAAGACCACCGGCGGCAAGGGCCTGCACGTGGTCACGCCGCTGAAGGGGACAAAGGTGGACTGGCCCACCGCCAAAGCCTTCGCCCGCGAGGTCTGCGCTCGCATGGTCGCCGACAGCCCAGACCAGTACCTGATCTCGATGGCCAAGAAGGACCGGGGCGGGAAGATCTTCCTAGACTACCTGCGCAATGACCGGATGAGCACGGCGGTGGCGCCGCTGTCGCCGCGCGGTCGGCCGGGCGCGCCGGTGTCGTGGCCGGTGGCGTGGACTCAGGTGAGGAAGGGGCTAGATCCAGCGCGGTTCAATATCCGGACAGTTCCGGGGATGGTGAAGGACTTGGACGCCTGGGACGCCTATGGCGAGAGCGAGCGGGACCTGGCGGCGGCGATCAAGAAGCTAGGTTCAGCCAAAGCCAAATGA
- a CDS encoding Ku protein — MAAGRPTWQGHLRLSLVTCPVAMYTATDARSDVHFNMLHKKTHNRIRMIPTDPDLGPIERADIVKGYEYEKGEYVVITQDEIDSVRLESTRTIDIETFVPAADIDRLYWDNPYFLVPDGKLAAEAYGVIREAMTKEGQVALGRVVMHQRERLLAIEPRDNGMVAWSLRNRREVREAASYFDAIPDKKPDAAMIQIAQKIIEQKEGPFDPEQFNDRYEDALRALIKEKQKGKGRKVSAPTEPEDTNVVDLMEALRSSLGKAPAEAGASAKKPAAQKAAPRKKAG; from the coding sequence ATGGCCGCCGGCCGTCCCACCTGGCAGGGCCACCTGCGCCTGTCGCTCGTGACCTGCCCCGTCGCGATGTACACCGCCACCGATGCGCGCAGCGACGTGCACTTCAACATGCTTCACAAGAAGACCCACAACCGGATTCGGATGATCCCGACCGACCCGGACCTGGGGCCGATCGAGCGCGCAGACATCGTCAAGGGCTACGAGTACGAGAAGGGCGAATACGTCGTCATCACCCAGGACGAGATCGACAGCGTGCGGCTGGAAAGCACCCGCACCATCGACATCGAAACCTTCGTTCCGGCGGCCGACATCGACCGGCTCTACTGGGACAATCCCTACTTCCTGGTCCCCGACGGCAAGCTGGCCGCCGAGGCCTATGGCGTGATCCGGGAGGCCATGACGAAGGAGGGCCAGGTCGCCCTGGGCCGCGTGGTTATGCACCAGCGCGAACGCCTGCTGGCCATCGAGCCCCGCGACAACGGCATGGTCGCCTGGAGCTTGCGCAACCGTCGGGAGGTTCGAGAAGCGGCGAGTTATTTCGACGCCATCCCCGACAAGAAGCCCGACGCGGCGATGATCCAGATCGCCCAAAAGATCATCGAGCAGAAGGAAGGCCCCTTCGATCCCGAGCAGTTCAACGACCGCTACGAGGACGCCCTGCGGGCGCTGATCAAGGAAAAGCAGAAGGGCAAGGGCCGCAAGGTCTCCGCGCCGACGGAGCCGGAGGACACCAATGTGGTGGACCTGATGGAGGCCCTGCGGAGCAGCCTGGGCAAGGCCCCGGCGGAGGCTGGGGCGTCGGCCAAGAAGCCGGCGGCGCAAAAGGCCGCGCCGAGGAAGAAGGCGGGTTAG